The Treponema sp. OMZ 790 genome includes the window TCTCGTTTTTATATGTAACATCTTTAATTATAGTCGATATAGCTTATAATTTACTCGACCCGCGGATTAAAGTTCAAACAAAAAATGAGGTTCTTTAGTTTATGAATAAAATAGATTCCGATTGCAATAATCAAATTAAAGAACTCGATTTAAAACCTGAAGATTTTATCCCTGTCAACAGAACAAAAAAAACTCTTCAAACTACAAGGGTAAGTATTGGTTTTTGGGAAGATGTAAGAAGGCGCTTTAAAAAAAGCAAACGTGCCCTTTTTTCTTGCATAGTTTTAGGATTAATTATTTTGGTATGTACATTCGGGCCTATCTTAAGCGGATACCCGGATGATGAAGGAAATTTAAAAGAAAAAAATATGAGCCCTTCCTCTTCACACTTTTTTGGAACGGATGAATTAGGGCGCGATATATTTACGAGAGTATGCAAGGGCGGAAGAGCCTCTCTTTTAATCGCAATTATAGGTACTGCAATAGATATAAGCATCGGCTTGATTTATGGAGGAATCTCGGCCTATACAGGAGGAAAAACGGATACCGTAATGATGAGAATAGTAGAAATACTTTCAAGTGTTCCTTATTTAATTACCGCTATTTTAATTTCGCTTATTTTCGGTAAAGGTATTTTTTCGATTATCATCGCAATGACAATCACAGGCTGGTGCTTTACGGCACGTCTTGTACGGGGGCAGATCCTTCAACTTAAAAATCAAGATTTTGTTTTAGCAGCAAAAGCTTTAGGTACAAGTCCTTTTAAAATAATAGTAAAACATTTACTTCCCAATACCGTAAGCGTTATGATAATAGCTTTGACCTTCGATATTCCTTCATTTATTTTTGGGGAAGCCTTTTTATCTTATATCGGTTTAGGAATACAGCCTCCATATACAAGCTGGGGACTGTTAGCTTCCGAGGCTCAAAAAACGATGCTTTTTTATCCTTATCAATTATTTTTTCCGGCCCTCTTTATAAGTTTGACAATTTTATCGTTACAGATTATAGGTGACGCTTTACGGGATGCAATGGACCCTCATTTAAGGAAGAACAAATGAAGCCGATTCTTCAAGTTAAAAATTTAGAAGTTACATTTAAAAATTATGCCGGAACAATTTATGCAGTAAACGGTATTTCGTTTGATTTGTATGAGGATGAAACTTTAGTGCTGGTAGGAGAATCAGGCTGCGGCAAAAGCGTCACAGCTCATTCGATTTTAAAACTCCTCCCCGGAAAAAAAACACGCATACACGAAAATTCTCAAATTATTTTTGAAGATAAAAATATCTTGGAATATACGGAAGAAGAAATGCAGCACATTCGAGGCAACGAAATATCCATGATATTTCAAGACCCTTTAACATATTTAAATCCTACAATGCCCATAGGCAAACAAGTTATGGAAAGCATTTTAATTCATCAAAGGGTAAGTAAAAAAGAAGCCTTGGAACAAACAATAAAAATTTTAGAATTGGCACAAATTCCCGACCCGGAAAAAAGGCTCAAACAATACCCTCACGAATTTTCAGGCGGAATGAGGCAGAGGGTTTTAATTTCAATTGCACTTGCAAGTAATCCTAAAATTTTAATTGCCGATGAACCGACAACAGCTCTCGACGTAACAATTCAAGCCGAAATCTTGGAACTAATACAAAAAATTCAAAAAGAAACAAAGACAGCGGTAATGCTTATCACACATGACCTTGGAATTGCAGCCGAGATCGCAGACCGCATTCAAGTCATGTATGCCGGAAAAATTATTGAGCGAGGCAAAACCGAACATATTTTTAAAAATGCGCAACACCCTTATACCAAGGCATTGCTTGCCGCTGTTCCATCAGTTAATCAGTTAAAAGAAAAAACACTTTATGCGCCTGAAGGAAATCATCCCGATATGCTTTCCCTTCCAAAAGGATGCGCCTTTGCAGATAGGTGCGAAAAATGTATGAAGGTTTGTCTTACCCATCAACCTCCCGGAATGCAAATAGAAGAAGGTCATTTTACCTCATGTTGGCTTCAACATGAATTTGCAAAAGGAAAAACAGATGAATGATTGTCTTTTACAAGTTTGCAATTTAAAAAAATATTTCCGTCTGGCACACCGCGATGTTCTTCACGCAGTAGATGATGTAAGCTTTTCAATAAATAGAGGGGAAACCGTAGGCATAGTAGGCGAATCGGGCTGCGGTAAAACAACTCTCGGAAGAACAATTCTGGGTTTATACCGTCCTAACGGCGGCAAAATAGTTTTCGACGGAACAGATATAGGTTCTGCCTCAAAAAAAGAACTGCACGCTTTTAAAAAGAGAGCTCAAATAATTTTACAAGATCCTTATGCTTCATTTAATCCGCGCATGACAATTTCGCAAATTATTTCTGAAGGAATGGAAGCTCATAACTTATACAAAACAAAAAAAGAAAGAGAGGATGCCGTATATTCTCTTCTCGAAACGGTAGGACTTGTACCCGAACATGCAAATAGATTTCCGCATGAATTTTCCGGAGGGCAAAGGCAGAGAATAGGAATTGCCAGAGCTTTGGCAGTAGAACCCGATTTTATAGTCTGCGATGAGCCGATTTCTTCATTAGATGTTTCAATTCAAGCACAGATAATAAATTTATTGATAAGACTTCAAAAAGAATTTAAAATGACTTATCTTTTTATTGCCCATGATTTATCTATAGTAAAATATATTTCGGACAAGGTCGGCGTTATGTACTCAGGTAAACTTGTGGAATTCGCAAAAAGTGCAGAACTATATAAAAAGCCTCTTCATCCTTATTCTCAAGCATTAATTTCAGCAATACCGAGCACAGATATAGCCTCGCCTATGTATGCAAGACGCATTCATATCAAAGGGGAAATAAGCAGCGCAATCAATCCGCCGCAAGTCTGCCGATTTTATAAACGCTGCCCCAAGGCCTTTGAAAAATGCAAATCGATTTCTCCCGATCTTGTCGAGATTGAAAGCGGACATTTTGCAGCCTGCCATTTACTCAATGATAAAACCTAAATTAGTCACAACCTTGCGTAAACTAAAATTCGAAATTGACGGAACTTCAACAAAAAAATTATTTTTTCTTTTGATTATCAAAGTACTTGAACCCCCTCCATCCAAATGAAGAGCATGGCTTGCGCCAAGTTTTCGCATAAAAAAATAAGCCTGATTAAAAGTTATACCCCTGCTTTTTTTCTTGTTTTCAGCTTCGGCAAAAAAAATAAACAAAGTTTTACCGTCTTCATCTATCCCCGCACAAGTTCTTGAGTCTTCTCTTGCAATAATATCGGCGATAACGGCTTTTCCGTTTTTTAAAATTACCTTGTGTCCGCTCACTGCATATTCAATACCGACAAGATTTTCAAGCTTTTGTTTTTCGATTATAAAGGCCGAATTATCCGGTGAAAAACAAAGTGCTCCATATTCAAGAAAGGGTTTAGATAAATGTATTTTTTTGTCTATATGAATACCGATAGGTTCTCCTCGTGAAGAAAATAAAAAAGATTTTAATTTAAAAAATGAAGCATTTACGGATACTATTGTATTATGCCTTTTTGCAAAACTTAAAGTTGTTTCCCGTTTCACCATTCCCTTATCATTAAAAAGTTCAGACTCGGTTACAACAATTTTTAACTTAGGATTGGTTAAATCCAATTTTACTGCATGCACTATAAGAGGATAATCTTCATATTCAATATGAGAAATCCAAACACCCTTTGTCAATTCTTCCCATACAAATTCTTTTTTTGAATTTTCTATGAAAGAAAAATCAGGAGAATGTTTTTTATAAATGCTTTGACAAGAGCAAAATAAAAAAAATGAGAAGATAAAAAAAAGCACAAATTTATTTTGTTTAGAATTTAAAAACATAAGCAACCTTACAGATTATTTGTATATACCATTCTATAATTAAGTTTTATAATATTCAATAGCTCTTATCAAGATTGATTTTATTTTACGGTTTTGATATACTATAAAAATGAATAGCGATAATAGAATAAAACTTGTCAGAATTGCATCTCTTACAGCCCTCATAGGAAATATAATAATATGTATTGCAAAACTTATAATAGGTATTTATGCACAAAGTCTTTCGGTAATAGGCGACGGCCTAGACTCGGCAACTGACGTAATAATATCGATCATTACACTTGCGGTGAGTTTTATAATAAACATACCTTCAGACAAAAAACATCCTTGGGGTCATCAGCGTGCTGAAACAATGGCAGCTCTCATCTTATCATTTATAATAATGACAGCAGGGTTTCAACTTTTTCTTACAGCAGCAGGAAAACTAATAAATGTTTATAAAGGAACTGCAAATATTCCGATGCCCCACATACTTGCAGTTATCGTTACGGCATCTTCGATAGCCGTTAAACTCCTTTTAGCTTTAAATCAACATATTCTCGGCAAAAAAGCGGGAAGCATGATGATTCAGGCAAATGCAAAAAACATGACAAATGACGTTATTCTTTCTGCTTCGGTTTTAACCGGTCTTGCAATCTCATACTTTTTTAATGCGCCGTTTTTTGATGCAATTACAGCCCTTTTGGTAAGTGTGTGGATTATGAAATCGGGCATAGAACTTTTTATAGAATTAAATGTTGAACTAATGGATGGAAACACAAACGAGCTCTTATACAAAAAATTATTTGAAGCTGCAAATTCCGTTGAAGGCGCACATAATCCTCATCGAGCAAGAATAAGGAGGATGTCCAATCTTTTAGATATTGATCTGGATATAGAAGTTGATGCCAAAATAAGTATCTGCGAAGGCCACTGTATCGCTGAAAAGGTAACTTCTGCAATAAAAGAAAAGATAGAAAATGTTTATGATGTAATGATACATGTTGAACCCTACGGCATCTGCAACTGCGAAGCCGAAGGGTTCGGCCTATCCGAAAAAGACATTGAAGCCTAATTGAGTTTTGCTTTTTGTTTTTTCCAAATATGAATGAACTCCAGCATATATTGCTGAACATCACCGAACCATTCTTTTTGAAACTTGCAAGCCTCAACGCCTAAATATCTGTAATGCCAACTTTCCCATTTATAGCCCGTAATATGCTCCATATGCTTTGGATAGGAAAGCGACCAGCCGTACTTCCACGCATTCTTAAGCATCCATTTCCCTGCAGCAGTACCGGCATAAGAATTCGAAATACTGCCGAAATCTACAACAGTACCCAGCTGATGCTGACTTGCCCCGGGAGGTGCTGAAAAAGATAAGGCTTTCTTTTTACCGTATACACGAACATATCTTGCAAAAAGTTTTGATTGATAATTATAAGGTCTATAAGCCGAACTTACCCATATTTTTATTCCATCTTTTTTTGCTGCCTCTGCCATCTTTTGTAAAGGCCGTTCTGCAATTTTTGCCAGATAAATATCGAATCGATCGAGAAGATATTTTCTGTCTTTCATATTGAACAACAATATAACGTTTTTAGGCTTATAAGTATTATCAAGAAGATGCTTTTTATCGACCAAAATCAATTCTCCTTCTTTTTCTGCAGCCAAAACTTTATTTAAGTCTTTAAAAAACTTTTTTTTATTTTTGTTTATTTTATCGCGTATATTTTGCGGAAGAATTTTTGAAAATTCAACATAATTTTTTTTATATACATTTTCATCCGAATCTGTTTTATCATTTGGATAGATGCAAAGTATTAAAATAAAAAAGAAAGAGAGAAAAAAATACTTCTTTAGAGTAGAATGCATACTTTAATATTTATAAAAATTATTTATATCTCATCAACAGAATGGATAATATTGAATACATCCGAAAAACCGGTTGTGTCCAAAGCCATTTTGACATCTTTTGCAGGATTCAAAATATACAGTTTATGTCCGTTATCTTCGCCGTCATTATGTGCAGACATTAACACGCCGATACCCGATGATGAAAGACTTATCACCTTTGATAAATCTAAAATCACATCATTATCTTTAATCGCCGAATATACTTTTTTTTCAAAGTCACCTGACGTATAAAGATTGACGGTACCCTCGACAGTTAATAACAAACATCCGGATACATTTGATTCATTAATAATTAAATTTTCCATAGTACATCCTTTTTATATATGTTTAAACGTCATGATAGTGATATCGTCTTCAATTTCTTTGGCAATATAATCCAAAAAAGTTCTATATATGATATTAGAAATTTCGTTTGCGGATTTTGTTTTATTTGCTGCAATCAATCGACTGACTCTGTCATTTCCGAATTTATCACCTTTTAAGTTTTTAGAATCCAACAAACCATCAGTCGTAAAAACTATAATATCGTTACGGTTCATTGTGATTCTTCTAACCTTTAAAAATGGCCTTATATTTTTTACAAAACCCAATACTTTTCCTTCACCTTGAATCTCTATAACATTTTTATAAGAATCGATATACATCGACATAAGAGGAATACCGCAGTTAAGATAATAAATTGTAGATGTTTTAAAATCAATGATACCGAAAAGTCCGGCAAGGAAAGTTCCTTTGGGAAGATTATCTTTAATAAAAGAATTTATTTTTACTACAAGTTCTTTAAAATCCGGAGTTTCAGAAAGATAGGTATGTAGAACCGATTTTAAAATAACCATCGACATACTTGCACTCAATCCCTTACCGGAAACGTCTCCTATCAAAAATAAATATCTATCTTCAGACAATCTAATAAAGTCTGTAAAATCGCCTCCCAGTTGATGGGCTGAAAAGGCAATCGAATCCACATCAATAACCTTTTTTTCGACGATATCGATATTCTTTTGAATTGCCCCGATAATCTGATCCGACATTTCGATTTCACGGTCAAGAATAAGAACTATATCCTGTTTTGCTATATTTCTCAAATAATAAACAACCAAGAAAAAATATGAATAAAGACTTTTCAATACATCAAAATCATAAGCAGTATAAGCTTCATTCTTTTTCTTAGCAGAAATAGCTATAACGCCTATCAATTTTTGTCCTTCACGAACGCATATTAAAATTTCGGAATATGTACTGTTCATAAAACCGATCAAGTCACTTCTTACATTCAAAAAGTCGGGGTTTGTTAAAACCTGAGACCTCATTACAACCTGAATATTTTCATTCAATAAAAATTCAAAAATAGGCTGTTTAGCATTAAAGCCGGTGTTTATATCCAATGTAGAATAAACAGGCTCCAGTATTTCATTTTCACTCGCAATTA containing:
- a CDS encoding ABC transporter ATP-binding protein is translated as MKPILQVKNLEVTFKNYAGTIYAVNGISFDLYEDETLVLVGESGCGKSVTAHSILKLLPGKKTRIHENSQIIFEDKNILEYTEEEMQHIRGNEISMIFQDPLTYLNPTMPIGKQVMESILIHQRVSKKEALEQTIKILELAQIPDPEKRLKQYPHEFSGGMRQRVLISIALASNPKILIADEPTTALDVTIQAEILELIQKIQKETKTAVMLITHDLGIAAEIADRIQVMYAGKIIERGKTEHIFKNAQHPYTKALLAAVPSVNQLKEKTLYAPEGNHPDMLSLPKGCAFADRCEKCMKVCLTHQPPGMQIEEGHFTSCWLQHEFAKGKTDE
- a CDS encoding ABC transporter permease, translating into MNKIDSDCNNQIKELDLKPEDFIPVNRTKKTLQTTRVSIGFWEDVRRRFKKSKRALFSCIVLGLIILVCTFGPILSGYPDDEGNLKEKNMSPSSSHFFGTDELGRDIFTRVCKGGRASLLIAIIGTAIDISIGLIYGGISAYTGGKTDTVMMRIVEILSSVPYLITAILISLIFGKGIFSIIIAMTITGWCFTARLVRGQILQLKNQDFVLAAKALGTSPFKIIVKHLLPNTVSVMIIALTFDIPSFIFGEAFLSYIGLGIQPPYTSWGLLASEAQKTMLFYPYQLFFPALFISLTILSLQIIGDALRDAMDPHLRKNK
- a CDS encoding STAS domain-containing protein encodes the protein MENLIINESNVSGCLLLTVEGTVNLYTSGDFEKKVYSAIKDNDVILDLSKVISLSSSGIGVLMSAHNDGEDNGHKLYILNPAKDVKMALDTTGFSDVFNIIHSVDEI
- a CDS encoding phosphodiester glycosidase family protein — translated: MFLNSKQNKFVLFFIFSFFLFCSCQSIYKKHSPDFSFIENSKKEFVWEELTKGVWISHIEYEDYPLIVHAVKLDLTNPKLKIVVTESELFNDKGMVKRETTLSFAKRHNTIVSVNASFFKLKSFLFSSRGEPIGIHIDKKIHLSKPFLEYGALCFSPDNSAFIIEKQKLENLVGIEYAVSGHKVILKNGKAVIADIIAREDSRTCAGIDEDGKTLFIFFAEAENKKKSRGITFNQAYFFMRKLGASHALHLDGGGSSTLIIKRKNNFFVEVPSISNFSLRKVVTNLGFIIE
- a CDS encoding PP2C family protein-serine/threonine phosphatase, with translation MGLIVFVFFFLVVLTILAINLGYKKEPYARDLFMIAVSTAITTLLFLALILSIYFNISAVIVPISKIFMLGMAAISFFTLQFTIKMPRFENKKNFSFTIFNAVLHAGIAALAIFFIKSFSWNALLGFKFNSAMIAGSSAADMFQRLLLLEVPILAMAVSVFKIIKEPGRIYRQQMAIYFTALLFSAVIWSTVHYIAHIFSWAIAINPLGYLFLIFFASYGFSTSMVYDRKRLGFILLRFLIFILIFAAVTGFWASWVLTYVRNFYLQVVLLIIGAFIFLVIRNFVSQKMRWFFGDTSEYAKAIEEKLQKIDYTEGREKVMKNFSNVLLAQLRAGSISILIASENEILEPVYSTLDINTGFNAKQPIFEFLLNENIQVVMRSQVLTNPDFLNVRSDLIGFMNSTYSEILICVREGQKLIGVIAISAKKKNEAYTAYDFDVLKSLYSYFFLVVYYLRNIAKQDIVLILDREIEMSDQIIGAIQKNIDIVEKKVIDVDSIAFSAHQLGGDFTDFIRLSEDRYLFLIGDVSGKGLSASMSMVILKSVLHTYLSETPDFKELVVKINSFIKDNLPKGTFLAGLFGIIDFKTSTIYYLNCGIPLMSMYIDSYKNVIEIQGEGKVLGFVKNIRPFLKVRRITMNRNDIIVFTTDGLLDSKNLKGDKFGNDRVSRLIAANKTKSANEISNIIYRTFLDYIAKEIEDDITIMTFKHI
- a CDS encoding ABC transporter ATP-binding protein, translating into MNDCLLQVCNLKKYFRLAHRDVLHAVDDVSFSINRGETVGIVGESGCGKTTLGRTILGLYRPNGGKIVFDGTDIGSASKKELHAFKKRAQIILQDPYASFNPRMTISQIISEGMEAHNLYKTKKEREDAVYSLLETVGLVPEHANRFPHEFSGGQRQRIGIARALAVEPDFIVCDEPISSLDVSIQAQIINLLIRLQKEFKMTYLFIAHDLSIVKYISDKVGVMYSGKLVEFAKSAELYKKPLHPYSQALISAIPSTDIASPMYARRIHIKGEISSAINPPQVCRFYKRCPKAFEKCKSISPDLVEIESGHFAACHLLNDKT
- a CDS encoding cation diffusion facilitator family transporter, with the translated sequence MNSDNRIKLVRIASLTALIGNIIICIAKLIIGIYAQSLSVIGDGLDSATDVIISIITLAVSFIINIPSDKKHPWGHQRAETMAALILSFIIMTAGFQLFLTAAGKLINVYKGTANIPMPHILAVIVTASSIAVKLLLALNQHILGKKAGSMMIQANAKNMTNDVILSASVLTGLAISYFFNAPFFDAITALLVSVWIMKSGIELFIELNVELMDGNTNELLYKKLFEAANSVEGAHNPHRARIRRMSNLLDIDLDIEVDAKISICEGHCIAEKVTSAIKEKIENVYDVMIHVEPYGICNCEAEGFGLSEKDIEA
- a CDS encoding M15 family metallopeptidase, coding for MHSTLKKYFFLSFFFILILCIYPNDKTDSDENVYKKNYVEFSKILPQNIRDKINKNKKKFFKDLNKVLAAEKEGELILVDKKHLLDNTYKPKNVILLFNMKDRKYLLDRFDIYLAKIAERPLQKMAEAAKKDGIKIWVSSAYRPYNYQSKLFARYVRVYGKKKALSFSAPPGASQHQLGTVVDFGSISNSYAGTAAGKWMLKNAWKYGWSLSYPKHMEHITGYKWESWHYRYLGVEACKFQKEWFGDVQQYMLEFIHIWKKQKAKLN